A window of Nonomuraea angiospora genomic DNA:
CGGCGACCTGGCCGGCCTGCCTGAGCGCCTCTACCTCGCCCCCGACGCGGTGGCGCGGATCGCCCGCTTCGCCGTCCACGTCCTGGAGCTGGCAGGAGACCCGGGCCGCGCTGTGGGGCGGGCGGGAGACCCGGGCCGCGTCGTGGAGGGGGCGGGTGACCCGGGCCGCGTCGTGGAGGGGGCGGGTGACCCGGGCCGCGTCGTGGAGCCGGTGGGAGACCGGAGCCGCCCGGACCCCACGGCCCGCGCCATCGCCGAGGAGGCGGCCCGCGAGCTGGCGGGCACGGTGGCGGCGGCGGCCCGCTGCTTCGCGAAGGAGGCGGCGGCGGTGCCCGTCGCGTGGACCGGCCGCCTGCTGCGCGACCCCGGACTCCGCACCGGCTTCGAGGCGGAGCTGGCCCGCCTGCTCCCTCAAGCGACCCTCCGGCCTCCCGCGGGCGACAGCCTCGCGGGCGCCGCCCTGCTGGCCGCCTCCACGGGGCCGAGCCGCTACCAGTCGATGATCAGAACGGCGGAACGATGAGAGTGGGACACGGCAGCGCCGAGCTGCCCGTGCCGGACGGCACGCCGATGGGCGGCTACATCGACCGGCCGGGGCCGTCCACGGGCCTGGCGGACCCGCTGTCGGTCAGCGCGGTGACCTGGTCGGACGGCGGGAGCAGGTTCGCGCTGGCGATCGCCGACGTCATCTGCGTCAACGAGGACCTCGCCGGGCGGGCCAGGCGGGCGGCCGGGTGCGAGCTGTGGCTGGCGGCGAGCCACACCCACGCGGGGCCCGAGACCGGCTGCGTGCCGGGCGGCGGGCCGACGCCCGAGCCCTGGCTCGACCGGATCACCGAGGCGGTGCGCACGGCCGTGCGGCGGGCGATCGACGCGGAGCGGCCGTGCGAGGGCATGGCGTACCGTGGCGAGCTGCACGGGGTCGGCGCCGATCGGAGCAGGCC
This region includes:
- a CDS encoding BadF/BadG/BcrA/BcrD ATPase family protein, which gives rise to MDLAIDGGQTGLRIGLAESGRIREIRELPGLSYAEGSPVEAVLERIGTGWGPLGTVCLGLTTILDDPGKLAGRLLSMARRVLITTDVVTSHAGAFAGGEGVVLAAGTGAIALGVGDGIRQVDGWGYLYGDAGSGFWIGRRGLDAAFRGFDGRAEPGPLTERAQAVFGDLAGLPERLYLAPDAVARIARFAVHVLELAGDPGRAVGRAGDPGRVVEGAGDPGRVVEGAGDPGRVVEPVGDRSRPDPTARAIAEEAARELAGTVAAAARCFAKEAAAVPVAWTGRLLRDPGLRTGFEAELARLLPQATLRPPAGDSLAGAALLAASTGPSRYQSMIRTAER